A single window of Nicotiana sylvestris chromosome 5, ASM39365v2, whole genome shotgun sequence DNA harbors:
- the LOC104239883 gene encoding probable lactoylglutathione lyase, chloroplastic isoform X2 encodes MARIMPMAASSIRPSLSALRFCRFCVSHSSSRKFASFHLGTVPQMQSFGIKASKLLREKGSNFSIGAVGSMAHASTATTQENVLDWVKQDKRRMLHVVYRVGDLDRTIKFYTECLGMKLLRKRDVPEERYTNAFLGYGPEDSHFVIELTYNYGIDKYDIGLAFGHFGIAVEDVAKSVELIKAKGGKVTREPGPVKGGNTVIAFIEDPDGYKFELLERGPTPEPLCQVMLRVGDLDRAINFYQKAYGMELLRTRDNPEYKYTIAMLGYGPEDKSAVMELTYNYGVSIYDKGNAYAQIAIGTDDVHKTAEAIRLWGGKITREPGPLPGISAKIVACQDTDGWKAVFVDNIDFLKELE; translated from the exons ATGGCGAGGATAATGCCAATGGCGGCATCCTCAATTAGGCCTTCACTCTCAGCCCTCAGGTTTTGTCGCTTCTGCGTTTCTCACAGTTCTTCCCGCAAGTTTGCCTCTTTCCATCTCGGTACTG TTCCACAGATGCAATCTTTTGGCATTAAAGCTTCTAAGTTGTTGAGAGAAAAAGGAAGCAACTTTTCAATTGGTGCAGTTGGAAGTATGGCACATGCAAGCACTGCTACCACTCAAGAAAATGTCCTAGACTGGGTCAAACAGGACAAGAGAAGAATGCTTCACGTTGTTTACCGTGTCGGAGACCTTGATCGAACCATCAA ATTCTACACAGAGTGTCTAGGGATGAAATTGTTAAGAAAGCGTGACGTACCAGAGGAGAGGTACACAAATGCTTTTCTTGGATATGGTCCGGAAGACTCTCACTTTGTAATTGAACTTACTTACA ATTATGGAATCGACAAGTATGATATTGGATTGGCTTTTGGCCATTTTGGAATCGCTGTTGAGGAT GTTGCGAAGTCAGTGGAACTCATAAAGGCTAAAGGAGGCAAAGTAACCAGGGAACCAGGTCCTGTTAAAGGAGGGAATACAGTTATTGCTTTTATTGAAGATCCTGATGGTTACAAGTTTGAACTTTTGGAGAGGGGTCCAACACCTGAGCCCTTATGCCAAGTGATGCTTCGAGTTGGAGATCTTGACCGTGCCATAAATTTTTATCAGAAG GCTTATGGTATGGAGCTTCTTCGCACACGAGACAATCCCGAATACAAg TATACAATAGCAATGTTGGGATATGGTCCAGAAGACAAAAGTGCTGTGATGGAGTTGACATATAATTATGGTGTTAGCATATATGACAAGGGAAATGCATATGCACAG ATAGCTATAGGCACAGATGATGTACACAAAACAGCAGAAGCGATAAGACTATGGGGTGGAAAGATTACCAGGGAACCAGGACCGCTACCTGGTATCAGCGCCAAGATAGTAGCATGCCAAGATACTGATGGTTGGAAAGCG GTTTTCGTCGACAATATAGATTTTCTCAAGGAATTGGAGTGA
- the LOC138868811 gene encoding uncharacterized protein, protein MLKQIKVNIPLIDALKEMPSYAKMIKDLMFRKFNFQDLATMTLTQTYSAVVTRPVAEKLSNLGSFIIPCTIGNFSFAKALCDFGASINIMPLVIYKRSGIGRARPMSMLLQLADRTVKRPSRILDDVLIQVGKFVFPTTFMILYCRVYKEISIILGRLFLATGRALIDCKTGYLKMRLNNEEITFKVQKSMRRPSECVSYSLINAVDVIMEEDDETLTIEDPLAACLVNLDEVNGEELEEWVLTLEGRGFWERTLEFEPPHLENREIPPAKPSIEVPPKLELKPLPAHLRYSQSARLLLGGPWKTLRGSTRHIVCIKFYWKRGVDLPGSTKEG, encoded by the exons ATGTTGAAACAAATcaaggtaaatattccattgattgatgctttgaaggaaatgcctagttatgcaaaaaTGATAAAGGACTTGATGTTCCGAAAATTCAACTTCCAAGATTTGGCCACAATGACTCTAACTCAGACCTACAGTGCTGTGGTGACTAGACCAGTTGCTGAGAAGTTGTCTAATCTAGGGAGTTTCATAATTCCCTGCACCATTGGTAACTTTTCCTTTGCCAAGGCACTCTGTGATTTTGGGGCTAGCATAAATATTATGCCCCTGGTGATCTATAAGAGGTCagggattggaagagctagacccatgtctatgttgttgcagctagCTGACAGAACTGTGAAAAGACCCTCACGTATTTTGGATGACGTGTTGAtacaggtagggaaatttgtgttccctacaACTTTTATGATTCTGTATTGTAGAGTGTATAAAGAAAtttccataattttgggaaggctgTTCTTGGCCACAGGGCGAGCCCTCATTGATTGTAAAACTGGGTATCTCAAGATGAGGTTGAACaatgaggagataacattcaaagtgcagaaatctatgaggcgaccaagtgaatgcGTCAGTTATTCTCTTATTAATGCCGTGGATGTAATCATGGAAGAGGATGATGAGACATTGACCATTGAGGATCCTCTTGCTGCATGTCTTGtgaatttagatgaggtgaatggggAAGAATTAGAAGAATGGGTGCTGACTCTAGAGGGCAGAGGGTTTTGGGAGAGAACACTTGAATTTGAGCCCCCACACTTAGAAAACAGAGAAattcctccagccaagccatccatagaagtaccaccaaagctggagttgaagccactgcctgcccatctcag GTATTCACAGAGTGCAAGACTGCTATTAGGTGGACCATGGAAGACATTAAGGGGATCAACCCGGCatattgtatgcataaaattctacTGGAAGAGGGGCGTAGACCTTCCAGGGagcaccaaagaaggctga
- the LOC104239883 gene encoding probable lactoylglutathione lyase, chloroplastic isoform X1 translates to MARIMPMAASSIRPSLSALRFCRFCVSHSSSRKFASFHLGTAVPQMQSFGIKASKLLREKGSNFSIGAVGSMAHASTATTQENVLDWVKQDKRRMLHVVYRVGDLDRTIKFYTECLGMKLLRKRDVPEERYTNAFLGYGPEDSHFVIELTYNYGIDKYDIGLAFGHFGIAVEDVAKSVELIKAKGGKVTREPGPVKGGNTVIAFIEDPDGYKFELLERGPTPEPLCQVMLRVGDLDRAINFYQKAYGMELLRTRDNPEYKYTIAMLGYGPEDKSAVMELTYNYGVSIYDKGNAYAQIAIGTDDVHKTAEAIRLWGGKITREPGPLPGISAKIVACQDTDGWKAVFVDNIDFLKELE, encoded by the exons ATGGCGAGGATAATGCCAATGGCGGCATCCTCAATTAGGCCTTCACTCTCAGCCCTCAGGTTTTGTCGCTTCTGCGTTTCTCACAGTTCTTCCCGCAAGTTTGCCTCTTTCCATCTCGGTACTG CAGTTCCACAGATGCAATCTTTTGGCATTAAAGCTTCTAAGTTGTTGAGAGAAAAAGGAAGCAACTTTTCAATTGGTGCAGTTGGAAGTATGGCACATGCAAGCACTGCTACCACTCAAGAAAATGTCCTAGACTGGGTCAAACAGGACAAGAGAAGAATGCTTCACGTTGTTTACCGTGTCGGAGACCTTGATCGAACCATCAA ATTCTACACAGAGTGTCTAGGGATGAAATTGTTAAGAAAGCGTGACGTACCAGAGGAGAGGTACACAAATGCTTTTCTTGGATATGGTCCGGAAGACTCTCACTTTGTAATTGAACTTACTTACA ATTATGGAATCGACAAGTATGATATTGGATTGGCTTTTGGCCATTTTGGAATCGCTGTTGAGGAT GTTGCGAAGTCAGTGGAACTCATAAAGGCTAAAGGAGGCAAAGTAACCAGGGAACCAGGTCCTGTTAAAGGAGGGAATACAGTTATTGCTTTTATTGAAGATCCTGATGGTTACAAGTTTGAACTTTTGGAGAGGGGTCCAACACCTGAGCCCTTATGCCAAGTGATGCTTCGAGTTGGAGATCTTGACCGTGCCATAAATTTTTATCAGAAG GCTTATGGTATGGAGCTTCTTCGCACACGAGACAATCCCGAATACAAg TATACAATAGCAATGTTGGGATATGGTCCAGAAGACAAAAGTGCTGTGATGGAGTTGACATATAATTATGGTGTTAGCATATATGACAAGGGAAATGCATATGCACAG ATAGCTATAGGCACAGATGATGTACACAAAACAGCAGAAGCGATAAGACTATGGGGTGGAAAGATTACCAGGGAACCAGGACCGCTACCTGGTATCAGCGCCAAGATAGTAGCATGCCAAGATACTGATGGTTGGAAAGCG GTTTTCGTCGACAATATAGATTTTCTCAAGGAATTGGAGTGA